The window GCAGGTCGCTCCAGCTTGAACTTCTTAATCCGATAGCCGATCTGACGCTGGGTCAGACCCAGCTCACGAGCCGCCCGTGCCTGGACCCAGCCGTGCCGTTTCAGGGCAGCTTCTACCTGCTCACGCTCCAATTCCTGAAGAGAGCGGGGGATGTTGTTATTATCCGTCGTTCTCTGCTCGGTCATCCGGTGAGGCAGGCTTGGTTCTTCCCTGTCCGGCATAAGCCGTTCACCCGGAGGCTGGAGAAAATATCCCGGAAGATCATGAACCGAGAGCATGTCCCCTGTGGAGAGGATAACCAAGCGTTCCATCAGGTTCTGTAATTCACGAATATTGCCGGGCCAGTCGTAATCAGTCATCAGATCAAGGAACTCTCTGGTCATCCGTACATTTTTATCATTCCGTTTGTTGCTTGCCTTCAGGAAATAGTCTGCCAACAGGGGAATATCATCCTTTCTCTCCCGCAGCGGAGGCAGAACAATAGGCACTACATTGAGTCGATAGTAGAGGTCGTTACGGAAGGTGCCGTTGAGCACTGCCTTTTCCAAGCTGACATTAGTTGCCGCGATGATACGGACATCTACGTCGATGGTACGGTTGGAGCCGAGGCGCTCAAACTGCTGTTCCTGAAGAACCCGAAGCAACTTCGCCTGGAGAGCCAGAGGCATCTCACCGATCTCATCAAGAAAGAGGGTTCCCTTGTCTGCCAGCTCAAAGCGTCCTTCTCTGGTTCCGTCAGCACCGGTAAAGGCACCCTTGTTGTGGCCGAACAGTTCGCTTTCTAAAAGGTTCTCGGGCAAAGCAGCACAGTTGATTTTTATAAAGGGATTCTCTCTCCTGGTACTGGCCTCGTGAATCGCTTGGGCTGCCAGTTCTTTTCCGGTTCCAGACTCGCCAAGGAGCAACACGCCAGCCCGACTCGGAGCAACGCGCTCAATGCTCCAGAAGACCTCCTGCATAACCTTGCACTGGCCAATAATATAATGCTTTTTATGACGGGCATGGAGACGAGCTTTTAGGCTCTGATTTTCTGAAACCAGTTTCTGACGATCCTGGCGAATAGCCTGATTAAGATTGAGAAATTGGGCAATCAGGGCAGAGAGCACGGTCAGGAATCGGACATCTTCTTCAAGGGATACCTCCAAGCCGAAGAGGCGATCAACGCTGAGGACGCCCACAGGTTTCTCTTTCAGCAGCACTGGCACGCCAATAAAGGAGAGCTTGGTTTTGCTGAACATCTGGCGGGAACCGGTACGATTGAGAAAAAGGGGTTCGCTGTCGATATCAGGAACAATAAATGGATCTCCGCTGCGGAACACCTTGCCATAGATGCCCTCGTCAAGATTATAGATGCCGCGCTGTTCTTCTTCGATACTCAGGCCGTATGAGGCCCGGATGGTCAGGTGCTTATGTTCATCATCCAGCAAGGCCAGCGTGGCACGCTCCATGCGTAAGGTATCATGGAGAACCTTGAGGATGGCGGAAAGGGCCGTGTCCAGATGGACTGCAGACCCGATCAGTTTGACAATACGATATAACGCCTTCATTTCCAGAGCTTCGGTACCCTGAGCAGCAAAGCTGTGGTCGGGGAAGAGGCTGGCTTCCTCTTTCTCCTTAATCATATTTTTCCTCTTTTTTAAAAAATTCAGCCGCATTCAGCGGCAAAGCGGACGAGTTGCTCTTGGTTAAGTACTTGGCCACCGGAACGTATCCGGTTGACTAAGGTTTTGATCTGCATTTCATCAAGTCGGAGCCCTGCTTTATGGAGTTGCAGTTGAATAGCTCTGGCCCCGGTTTTTCCTCCAAAACGGAGTCGCCGTGTTCCCCCGACCCGTTCAGGAGCATAGGGTTCGTACATATCTGGGTTAACAGTCAGTCCATGTTGGTGCAACCCGCTTTCACAGGTAAAGATGGCCGAGCCAACCAAGGGGTGGTTGTCTGCAATATCTCTGCCAGCAGTCTCGGCAACAAGTTGGCAGAGTTCCGGGAGAAATTCAGGGTTATACCTTTGTTTGTCAAGGATTAAGGCGAGGTAGCCGATAACCTCTTCAAGGCGACAGTTGCCTGCTCGTTCGCCAAGCCCAAGTACTGTAGCATCAAGACCGTCAGCCCCGGCCTCCAGAGCAGCAATAGAGTTGGCTGTGGCCATGCCAAAGTCATTATGGCAGTGGACAGCAAGAGAGAGGGGTACGGTTTTCTTCACGGTTTGCACAAGGGTTGTTATGCGAGCTGGAGAACAGATACCCACAGTGTCTGCCAAACGAATACGAATTGCTCCGTGCTGTTGGGCAACCTTTGCCGTTGCAAGGAGAAAATCCATATCAGCACGGGAGGCATCTTCCAATCCCACTGAAACAGCTGGAATGCCAGCAGCCAAGGCCTGCTGGATCGAAGCAGCAAGGACTTTGTTTATCCAGTCTCTGTCTTTTCCCAGTCGTTTTTGAATATGAGGATCTGAAACCGGGATAGATAAAGCAAGGACATCAGGAGAGCACGAGGCTGCAAAGGCGATATCTTCTGCTTTACAACGGCACCACAGGCTAAGCTGACAAGATCCGGCGGTCCTTTTTCTGGCCTCTTTAACAAGCCGGGGAAGATAGGTATTCAGTGGTGTTGCTATTCCTAGCTCTATTTCGTTAATGCCAACTCGATATAATTTTTCAATAATATTGTACTTGTCCTCGTCGGAAAAGAGGACACTCGGTGTCTGCTCACCTTCCCGGAGGGTGGAGTCAATAAGTTGAGGCTGGTTGATGCGCATCTGTTCGTTATGATTTGGTCGTCCTCATGGGAACGACTGAACCTTGGATAGAGATAAAAATACTTATTCAATATATGTAACCATATTGTGTGCCAATTTTCTTTTTTTTGAATGTGTTGAGAGAATGATTATAAAACCGGATTGTTGTATGGGAAGCGGAGCAGTGTTGAAGCGGGCAATAAGGGGTAAAAAGTTTACATTGTCGAGTCTTTCTTTGATATGGCATACAAAATTGTAAAACATATGACTTCGTTTGTAAAAAATGAAAGGAGGGGGAGTTTTTTGGGGGTACCCACTTAAAGCGGGATAAGTTGCCACCGATTTTTTACTCTGAGGTGAATAAGGCGGCATTGGTTCTGTTTATTGCTTATCAGGACGAAATACTGTAAGTATTTGAATGCTGTTGCTGGTTTTGAGGATTTCAAGGAGAGACTGACGGGAGGCGGGGCACGGAACATGTTGTTTTGTTGTCGATCATCAACAACGCCATCATCAACAACAAAACAACGTTCCCGATATTATATATCAGTTGGCCGGGGCCGTAATCGCATTCTTTTGTAAAGTAACTGCGGTCTGCGCCAGCAACCTGCCGTTAATTGATGTTCCTGTATTCACGGCGATCAAGGCTTTGCCAAGGATGACGCCTTCAAAATGAGCATCAGTTCCAAGGGTTACCGAACCGGCCACCTGCCAGATGATATTTTTGGCAAGAGCACCGCCGGCCAGGGTCACATGCGTCGAATCACTCTGGTTCAGCTTGCCCGCCACCTGGAAGATCCAGACATCGTTCGGGCCGCCCGACAGAGTGACATCCGTACTGATCTTCAGGTCAGAACTCCATTTGTAAAGACCGGGCTTGAGAGTCAGTCCACCGATCTCACCGGCACCCATTTCGCTGAAATCAGGCGCAACCCGCCCTGCAGCGTTATCATAGGCAAGTCCCATATCGCCCACAGCCGAGGTCAGAAAAGTGGCGTCAATTGTGGCGCAGGGGAGATTGCCTGCCGCGTCAACGGTATAGACCTTTCCTGAGACTTCATCACAGGTGAGAAGAAGAGATGCGCCGGTGATGGGGCTTGTTCCGACATCCCCAGCAATTTTAGATTGATACACATTTGTGATCCCGGTTTTGCTCAGGATGACGAAAGTCTCTGCGTCACCGAGTTGTACTGGTGACGGACCATCGGCGTTTGCTACTCCGGTCGTAAAAACGCCGAGCAGTACCGCCACAAGTAATTTATTTGAATGTCTTTTGGAAGCGTTCGTAAAGTATTCTTTTCCTTGAATGTTTCAATGAGAGGATGATGAGCGGCGCAACCAAAACATCTTCGGAACCATGCGCAACACATCTTATATACGGAGGGAGGTGAACGATGTTGCTTCATTATCGATCATCAACAACGCGATCATCAACAACGAAACAACGTTCCTGATATTATTTATCAGTTAGCAGGAGCGGTAATCGCATTCCTCTGCAAAGTAACTGCGGTCTGCGCCAACAGTCTGCCGTTAACCGATGCTTTCGTGTTCACGGCGATTAGGGTTTTACCCAGAATAACTCCCTCAAAATGGGAATATGTTCCAAGGGTCACTGAGCCAGCCACCTGCCATACGATATTTTTGGCGAGGGCACCGCCAGTCAGGATCACCTTGGCGTTGCTGGCCTGATTCAGCGTTCCGGCTACCTGCAAGATCCAGACATCGTCCGGGCCGCCCGACAGGGTAACATCCGTGCTGATTGCAAGACCAGAAGTCCATTTGTAAAGGCCCGGTTCCAAGGTCATTCCGCCAATCTCACCGGCTCCCAGATCAGTAAAATCAGGTAAAACTCGACCTGCGGCATCGTCGTAGGCAAAGCCCATGTCGCCCGTAGCCGAGGTCAGGAAAGTGGCATCAGTTGTCGAGCAGGGCTGAGGACCGGCTGCGTCAACAGTGTATACATCTCCGGTTATTTCTTTGCATTTGAGCAGAATGGCCGCGCCTGTGATCGGACTCGTTCCGACATCCCCGACTATTGCGGATCGATAAACATTGGTGATGCCGGTTTTACTCAGAACAGCAAAACCCTCTGCGTCGCCCAGATCAACCGGTGCCGGACCGCTGGCGTTTGCAACTCCGGTTGCGAAAATAGCGAGCAATGCGGCAATAAATAACTTATTGGAATGTGTTTTGAATACGTTCATAACAATCCTTTTCCTGATGGTTGTAATTCTAAATGAATAAGCGACAGGCATCATTGTCTGCCATTTTAGAATTAACATCTTGCCGATGCAAACTACCCATATTGTTTTTTATTGTCAATCTATATTGTTGCAATAGGATTAATGTTTTCCCTTAATGAGAGTAATAACCCGAATGTGATATACCTAGTATGCATTCTGTAGCATTGCCTATATTCCATAAAAAATATGAAATTACATAGTGAATAATTTTATTAAAAATAATTATATTTTATGTATTATTGAGAAAAAATATGGAAATATTTTTGCTGTTATTGCTTTGTGGGATACGTTAAAACGAAGTTTAAAGTTGATTTATTGCAATGACAACAACTGAAGTGTAAAGAAGATGAAGGGTTATCGTTCCTCATCTGTACGTAAAAAGATTATTGACGCAATTGATTGATTTGCCTATGATAAGCAGATTGTGCAACTGAAGATAAAATTGGAAAAGTAACAGCAACACGACAGACCTTTTGTACAGCGAAATAACTGATGCGCTCCTCCATGCCCTCCCATATTGCCGAGAAAATCCGAGGCATTGTCCAGCGCATTACCTACCATAACCAGGATAACGGCTGGTCGGTGTTGCGGGTCAATCCCTTTGATGTCCATGGCGAGACGGTCACCGTCACGGTCCATCAGATGCAGGTCTTTGCCGGGGCCACTATGGAATTTTCCGGTTCCTGGACCGTCCACCCCAAGTTCGGGCGGCAGTTCAAGGCGGACGAGGCCACAGAGCTGAAACCGGCTTCTGCCGGGGCGTTGGAAAAATACCTTGGTTCTGGTCTGATCAAGGGGGTCGGTCCCAAGACGGCGCAAAAGATTGTCCGTCACTTCGGTAAGGAGACCCTGGAGGTCTTTGAGGAGCGGATCGAACGCCTCACCGAGGTGCCCGGCATTGCCAATAAAAAACTGTCGTCCATCAGCGCGGCCTGGCAGGAGCATCGGGCTATCCGAGATGTGATGCTTTTTCTCCAATCCCACGGCATATCCACCCTCTTTGCCGTACGCATCTATAAGCAGTACGGCGACAACTCCATCGCTCTGGTTTCAGAAAATCCCTACCGGCTGGCAGCTGATTTTTATGGGATCGGGTTTTTCTCCGCCGACAAGGTGGCCCTGTCCATCGGTTTCGGGCCGGATTCACCCCTGCGCATCACCGCCGCTATCCGCCATGTCCTGTCAGCGAGCCGGGAACAGGGGCATTGCTATCTGACCCAGGAGCAGATTGGCAAGCAGATCAACAAGCTACTGGAGCTGAATCTCTCTGATCAAATCGCCCTTTTTCTTCACAAGATGGAGCAGGCCGATGCTCTGCGGGTGCGACTACTGGTTACCCATCCCAACCCTGACGCGACGCAGGAGCCGGAACGTTGCTATTATTCCAAAAGCCTGTATTACGATGAAGACTACGTTGCCAAACGCCTGCGCAGGCTGACACACCCGCTGGAGCATGATTCGGCCCGGATTACCTCCTGGTTGGAACGCTACGCGGAACAAACCGGGGTTTTACTCTCTGCTGAACAGGCAGCTGCGGTTCGCTCTATTGCGGGCTGCCAATGCGCCATTCTCACTGGCGGGCCGGGCTGCGGCAAGACCACCACCACCAAGGTGCTGGTGGCCCTGCTCCGGGCTATGGGCCGCTCGGTGTTGCTGGCTGCACCTACTGGCCGGGCGGCCCAACGCATGGGCGAGGTTATCGGTATGGAGGCCAAGACCATCCACCGCCTCCTGGAATTTCAGGGCACCGGCTTTAAGCGCAATGAAGAGAATCCCCTCCAGACCGATGTGCTGATCCTGGACGAATGCTCCATGTTGGATATCAGCCTGAGCGCATCCCTCCTTAAAGCGGTCGGAGATGATACGGCGGTGCTGTTCATCGGTGATGCCGACCAGCTGCCCTCGGTGGGGGCGGGTAATGTGCTGCGGGACATGATCGCTTCCACGGTTATCCCGACCTACACCCTGAAGACCATTTTTCGTCAGGCCAGGGAATCCAGAATTATCACCTATGCCCATCAGATCAACCAAGGGACATCCCCAAGGATTGACTCGCCTTTTAAACAACCAGGGATCTGGCAGGAAGCAGATTGCTTTTTCATTGATTCCGATGAGGCAACCAAGGCCCAGCTGAGCTTCATTGCCCGAACCAAGCAGCATGTTGAAACCATTGAAGAACGGGAGGAGGCAAGCGCAGATCCCTTTGCCTTTGATGCGGATTCTTTGGAAAGCTCGTACCAACGCTTTGAATTGCCTGAGCAGTTCAGCCATGTCAACCTCCAGGCCTTGTCCACGGCAGAAGGCCCTGCTGGCGAGCTGGCTGCGGTGGCAAAGAAAGTACACCCTTGGTCCTCGCTTTATTACGGCATGACCGCAGTGGATGTGGTGCAACGGCTCTACACGGAGTGGATTCCCAAATACTGCGGCCCGAACTGCGAGATTCAGGTCTTATCCCCGATGATCCGGGGCAGCTTGGGCACGGCCTCGCTCAATAAAACCCTTCAGCAGGCGGTTAATCCGGGACAGCAGGGGAGGGCGGAGATCATGGTCGGGGAGAAGATCTTTCGGGTCGGTGATCGGGTGATCCACCGACGGAACAACTATGACCTGGGGGTGTTCAACGGCGATATCGGCAGGATCACAGCGGTGAATAACGAGGCCATGACCCTGCACGTCTGCTTTCTCCCGGATCAGCGGGAGGTGGAGTACCAGCGCGAGCAGATCACTGAGCTGGAGCTGGCCTATGCCGTCACCATCCATAAGTCCCAGGGCTCGGAATTCGAGGTCGTCATCCTGCCGGTGCTGACCCAACATTTTCGGATGCTCTTCCGTAATTTGGTCTATACCGGGCTGACCAGGGCACGGAAGCTGGCTGTGTTTGTTGGGACGAGAAAGGCCTTGGCTATGGCGGTGCATAATCAGGATACGGGGTTGCGGCAGACGGCGTTGAGGGAGTTGATTAGAGAGCGGATTTGAGCAAAAAATGCATCATCTTTCCGTGCTCGACATATCCGGGCATGAGTGTTATATCTTTTCAGCAATTCTTCTTCTGATTCTCTACTGTTCTCTACCATGCCTAATAAAACAACTCGCCTGCTCGAATATCTTGCCGCGCTGACCAAACTCAGCACGAAAACTGTTTTTCATCTTGATGAGTACGAACAGGTTTTCTGGCTTCACAGTTTACCCCCTGAATCGCCGTTTTGTTTCTGCCGAGCGTGGAAAAAAGAAGAGCAAGGAGATGACACTTGGCTGACGCTCAAAAAAGCTCCGGCGCGAACCGCCGTCCCTCCGCCTCCTGATGATTGCGCTCTCTGGCTGCGGCAGGATGCGCTGGCAGATTACAAGCAACCGCCCGAGCTGGAGCAATCCGTCACCCTTGACTGCGCGGAAAAAAATGAACCAAAGAACGATATAGAACCAGCCAAAACGCTGTACCTGAAAGACTTCCCTGCGACAAGAGACCAATGGCAAATATACCTTGAAAAGCAGTGGCGACCTTGGGCGGAAGAGTGCCGCCTACATGCCCTTGTCCGGCGGGCGCACAAAGAACTGTTTCTGCTGCATAAGGAGCTGCAAAAAAGCGGCGAGCAGTACGAGTTGATCTTGGGATTG is drawn from Candidatus Electrothrix rattekaaiensis and contains these coding sequences:
- a CDS encoding ice-binding family protein, which translates into the protein MAVLLGVFTTGVANADGPSPVQLGDAETFVILSKTGITNVYQSKIAGDVGTSPITGASLLLTCDEVSGKVYTVDAAGNLPCATIDATFLTSAVGDMGLAYDNAAGRVAPDFSEMGAGEIGGLTLKPGLYKWSSDLKISTDVTLSGGPNDVWIFQVAGKLNQSDSTHVTLAGGALAKNIIWQVAGSVTLGTDAHFEGVILGKALIAVNTGTSINGRLLAQTAVTLQKNAITAPAN
- a CDS encoding AAA family ATPase, producing MRSSMPSHIAEKIRGIVQRITYHNQDNGWSVLRVNPFDVHGETVTVTVHQMQVFAGATMEFSGSWTVHPKFGRQFKADEATELKPASAGALEKYLGSGLIKGVGPKTAQKIVRHFGKETLEVFEERIERLTEVPGIANKKLSSISAAWQEHRAIRDVMLFLQSHGISTLFAVRIYKQYGDNSIALVSENPYRLAADFYGIGFFSADKVALSIGFGPDSPLRITAAIRHVLSASREQGHCYLTQEQIGKQINKLLELNLSDQIALFLHKMEQADALRVRLLVTHPNPDATQEPERCYYSKSLYYDEDYVAKRLRRLTHPLEHDSARITSWLERYAEQTGVLLSAEQAAAVRSIAGCQCAILTGGPGCGKTTTTKVLVALLRAMGRSVLLAAPTGRAAQRMGEVIGMEAKTIHRLLEFQGTGFKRNEENPLQTDVLILDECSMLDISLSASLLKAVGDDTAVLFIGDADQLPSVGAGNVLRDMIASTVIPTYTLKTIFRQARESRIITYAHQINQGTSPRIDSPFKQPGIWQEADCFFIDSDEATKAQLSFIARTKQHVETIEEREEASADPFAFDADSLESSYQRFELPEQFSHVNLQALSTAEGPAGELAAVAKKVHPWSSLYYGMTAVDVVQRLYTEWIPKYCGPNCEIQVLSPMIRGSLGTASLNKTLQQAVNPGQQGRAEIMVGEKIFRVGDRVIHRRNNYDLGVFNGDIGRITAVNNEAMTLHVCFLPDQREVEYQREQITELELAYAVTIHKSQGSEFEVVILPVLTQHFRMLFRNLVYTGLTRARKLAVFVGTRKALAMAVHNQDTGLRQTALRELIRERI
- a CDS encoding pyruvate carboxyltransferase, encoding MRINQPQLIDSTLREGEQTPSVLFSDEDKYNIIEKLYRVGINEIELGIATPLNTYLPRLVKEARKRTAGSCQLSLWCRCKAEDIAFAASCSPDVLALSIPVSDPHIQKRLGKDRDWINKVLAASIQQALAAGIPAVSVGLEDASRADMDFLLATAKVAQQHGAIRIRLADTVGICSPARITTLVQTVKKTVPLSLAVHCHNDFGMATANSIAALEAGADGLDATVLGLGERAGNCRLEEVIGYLALILDKQRYNPEFLPELCQLVAETAGRDIADNHPLVGSAIFTCESGLHQHGLTVNPDMYEPYAPERVGGTRRLRFGGKTGARAIQLQLHKAGLRLDEMQIKTLVNRIRSGGQVLNQEQLVRFAAECG
- a CDS encoding ice-binding family protein produces the protein MNVFKTHSNKLFIAALLAIFATGVANASGPAPVDLGDAEGFAVLSKTGITNVYRSAIVGDVGTSPITGAAILLKCKEITGDVYTVDAAGPQPCSTTDATFLTSATGDMGFAYDDAAGRVLPDFTDLGAGEIGGMTLEPGLYKWTSGLAISTDVTLSGGPDDVWILQVAGTLNQASNAKVILTGGALAKNIVWQVAGSVTLGTYSHFEGVILGKTLIAVNTKASVNGRLLAQTAVTLQRNAITAPAN
- the nifA gene encoding nif-specific transcriptional activator NifA; protein product: MIKEKEEASLFPDHSFAAQGTEALEMKALYRIVKLIGSAVHLDTALSAILKVLHDTLRMERATLALLDDEHKHLTIRASYGLSIEEEQRGIYNLDEGIYGKVFRSGDPFIVPDIDSEPLFLNRTGSRQMFSKTKLSFIGVPVLLKEKPVGVLSVDRLFGLEVSLEEDVRFLTVLSALIAQFLNLNQAIRQDRQKLVSENQSLKARLHARHKKHYIIGQCKVMQEVFWSIERVAPSRAGVLLLGESGTGKELAAQAIHEASTRRENPFIKINCAALPENLLESELFGHNKGAFTGADGTREGRFELADKGTLFLDEIGEMPLALQAKLLRVLQEQQFERLGSNRTIDVDVRIIAATNVSLEKAVLNGTFRNDLYYRLNVVPIVLPPLRERKDDIPLLADYFLKASNKRNDKNVRMTREFLDLMTDYDWPGNIRELQNLMERLVILSTGDMLSVHDLPGYFLQPPGERLMPDREEPSLPHRMTEQRTTDNNNIPRSLQELEREQVEAALKRHGWVQARAARELGLTQRQIGYRIKKFKLERPALY